In Chiloscyllium punctatum isolate Juve2018m chromosome 8, sChiPun1.3, whole genome shotgun sequence, a single window of DNA contains:
- the LOC140480252 gene encoding protein FAM237A-like produces MQCLGGSLSLMLIWMLTVVLAQKRNTDPMSLGEIDPQCWESSSLALVEMKKLRVAETVSGLWDFMIYLKLSEKPKHSALFIDLAQLFWDIYVDCVLSRSHGLGRRQIVTGYTLMYPQYTTGLARSSDKQLKF; encoded by the exons ATGcagtgccttggcggcagcttgTCCCTGATGCTGATCTGGATGCTGACGGTGGTTCTGGCCcagaaaaggaacacagaccCAATGAGCCTGGGGGAGATCGACCCTCAGTGCTGGGAGAGCTCCTCTCTCGCCCTGGTCGAGATGAAGAAGCTGCGGGTCGCCGAGACGGTCAGCGGCCTCTGGGACTTCATGATCTACCTGAAACTCTCGGAGAAACCCAAACACTCCGCCTTGTTCATTGACCTGGCTCAGCTGTTCTGGGATATATATGTGGACTGTGTACTCTCAAGGTCTCATGGACTGGGCAGGAGGCAGATCGTTACGGGATATACCCTGATGTACCCACAGTACACGACAG GGTTGGCACGTTCAAGTGACAAGCAATTAAAGTTCTAA